Part of the Arsenicicoccus sp. oral taxon 190 genome, ACCGGGTTGTCCGGCACCCAGAACGCGCCGCCGGACCGGGCCGTGGAGCCGCCGACGTACGCCGTCTTCTCCACGACGAGCACGTCCAGGCCCCGCTCGGCCGCGGCCAGGGCTGCCGCCATCCCCGTCCCGGACCCGACGACGAGCAGGTCGACGATGGTGTCCTCGGCCCGTGGGTCGGCTGCCGGTTGGTCGCTCATGTGATGGTCCGGTCCTCTCGTGAGTCCCCTCGCCGGGTCCTCTCGCCGGGTCCCCGCACCGATGCGGTGGCCTCCCTCCCGACGCTAGCGGAGGCGCGATAGGTTCGGGGAGGACTCACCGTCGATCACCACCCCTGCGCAGGAGGGTTCGTATGCCGCTGGAAGCCCCCACCACCGCCCTGCCGCGCCCCGGTCACACCGACGAGGTGCTCTACGAGCGCCGCGGCACCCTCGGCCGGATCCTGCTCAACCGCCCCAGGGCGATCAACTCGCTCACCACCCCGATGGTCGACTCCGCGCTGGAGCAGCTGCAGGACTGGGCCGAGGACGACGAGGTCGTCAGCGTCAGCATCGAGGGGGTCGGCCCCAAGGGGCTGTGCGCCGGCGGCGACATGCGGGCGGCGCGCGAGGCCACGCTGCAGGGCCGCGACGACGCGATCGTCTTCTGGGATCACGAGTACCGCCTCGACGCCGCGATCGCGGCCTACCCCAAGCCCTACGTCGCGTTCATGGACGGCATCGTCATGGGCGGGGGAGTCGGGGTGTCGGCGCACGGGTCGCTGCGGCTGGCCACCGAGCGGACGCGGCTCGCCATGCCGGAGACCGCGATCGGGTTCTTCCCCGACGTGGCGGGGTGCTGGTGGCTGGCCAAGGCGCCGGGCGAGATCGGCCCCTACCTGGCCATGAGCGGGACGTCCATCACCGGGGCGGACGCCGTGGCAACGGGATTCGCCGACGCCCTGATCTCCTCCGACGAGATCCCCTCGCTCCTGGACCGGCTCGCGGCGGGGGAGCGGCTCGACCCCACGGTCGGCGACACGGCTCCCGCGAGTCCGCTGATGGCGCAACGAGACTGGATCGACCCGTGCTTCGCCGGGGACGACGCCGCCATCATCCTCGCGCGGCTCGAGCGGCACGACGGTGACGAGGCCCGCGAGTGCGCGGCCGTCATACGCACGAAGTCCCCGCTGTCCGTCGCCGTCGCGCTGGAGGCGGTGCGCCGGGCCTCCCGGATGCGCAGCGTCCGGGAGGTGCTGCAGCAGGACCGCGTGCTGGGGCGTCACTTCTGGGAGCGTTCCGACATGCCCGAGGGCGTGCGGGTCGTCCTCGTCGACAAGGGCAAGGGCGCGCCGCCGCAGTGGCTCTGGGATCACGTCGAGGACGTCCCCCACGACGTCGTGCAGAGCATGTTCGTGCGATGACCCTGCTAGGTTGACGGCGTGATCCGACCGGCATAGAGGCCCCAGCGCCACCCGCCCCCCGGGGTGGGCGGCCCGTCGCGCCCACTGCCCTCGGCCGCTGCGCGGCCCGCCCCATCGGAGTCACCTCATGTCCGGCACCACCCGTGCCGGGAGCTACCGCACCCTCCTCGCCGACCCGGTCGTCGCCCGCACCTTCGCGCTCGCCCTGGTCGGGCGACTGGGGTATGCCGTGCTCCCGCTCACCTTCCTCTTCACCGTCCGCCAGTCCACCGGCAGCTTCGCGGCGGCGGCCACCGCGATGGCGGTCTTCGGCTCGACCACGATGGTCATGCCGCTGCAGGCGCGCCTCGCCGACCGCCACGGTCAACGCGTCGTGCTCTCGTGGGTCGCAGCAGGATTCGTCATCATGCTGGCATCGGCCGTCGGCGTCGCAGCGACGGCCGGGGCGGTCTCGCCGGCGGCCTGGATCGCCGTCGCCGTCCTCTTCGGCCTTGCCCGGCGGGGGCACGGATTGGTCGGCGGCGGATCCAGCGGCGGGTGAGCGCCTCTCGACCGCCGAGGGCCGCCCGCCTCAGCCGATCGCGGTGACCGCGCCCGCGCCGACGTCGTGGCCGCGGTACATCCCCGGCGAGTTGAAGGCGAGGACCACCTCGCCCGCCGGCGTCACGGCGATCAGCCCACCGTCAGCGCCGCGCGCCCCCACGAGCTCATCGATGGTCTCGCGCACCGACGTCGCGAGATCCTTTGCGCCCCAACGGATCCGGCTGTGGATCTCGTGGGCGACGGCCCCCCGCACGAAGAGCTCGCCCTGCCCCGTGCACGACACCGCCACCGTCGTGTCGTCGGCCCACGTCCCGCAGCCCACCAGCGGCGTGTCCCCGACCCGTCCCGGCAGCTGCGCGGTGATCCCGCCGGTCGACGTCGCGGCGGCGACCCGACCGGTCGCATCGCGGGCGACCGCCCCGACCGTGCCGTGCTTGTACTCCAGGAACGAGTCGGTCTCGCGCAGCATCCGCAGCCGCGCCTCGGTGACGTAGTAGTCGGTGTCGACCACGTCCAGCCCCCACCGCTCCAGCAGCGAGCGCGAGGGCGCCGCCATCAGCACGTGGTCGGTCTGCTCCATGACCGCGCGCGCCGCCATGACGGGGTTGCGCGGACCGTTGGCGCAGGTCACCGCTCCGGCGCGGGAGTCGCCCGTCATCACGCAGGCGTCCAGCTCGGCCGTCCCCTCCACCGTCAGTGCTGCGCCCCGCCCCGCGTTGAAGCACTCGCTGTCCTCCAGCACCCGCACGCTCGCGCACACTGCGTCGAGGGCCGCGCCCCCCGCGTCGAGCACGCGCCGTCCGGCTCGGACCGCCTCCTCGAGCGCGGCGGTGGCGGCCGCCGCCTGCTCGGGGGACAGGGACGCGGGGTCGACGCCGGCGCCCCCGTGGATCGCGATGGCCGGTCCGTCGCCGGCCGGCAGGTGGGTGAGCTGGACAGGAGGCTGCGGCGTCATACGGCCATTGTCGTATGACGACACCGCCGCCCCCACGAGGTCTCGCCACCGCAAGAACTTGCCACCGCCTGGCCACGCAGCGTTCACGCGAGGCGGCTAGCGTCCGCGGTCATGCGCCACCGCACCCGGCTGTCCGCCGCCACCCTCGCCCTGGTCACCGCCCTCCTGACGGGTGTCGCGGTCCTGGCCCCCGCCGCCAGCGCTGCCGTCGCCCGCCCGACCAGCACGGACGCGACGCCGCTCGACAACGCCCACGCCCACAACGACTACCTCCACCAACGCCCGCTGCTGGACGCACTCGACCAGGGCTTCACCAGCGTCGAGGCGGACGTGTGGCTCGTCGATGGCCGGCTGTGCCTCGGCCACGACTACCCGGACTGCCGGCGCACCCTGGAGAGCGCCTACCTCGCGCCGCTGGAGCAGCGGGTGGCCGCGCGCGGCGGGTCGGTCTACCGCGGGTGGCGCGGCCCCTTCCAGCTGCTGATCGACGTGAAGTCGGACGGCCCGACCACCTGGCCCGTCATCGAGCAGGCCCTCGCCGCGCACCCCCGGCTCATGACGCACTGGAGCGGCGGCACCCGCACGCCGGGCGCCGTGATGGCGGTCATCTCCGGCAAGCGCAGCCTCACCCAGATCGCCGCGGCGCCGACGCGCTGGTCGGCCTACGACGGGGACCTCACCGACCTCGGCAAGGGCCTCTCGCCCGAGCTGATGCCCATGGTCAGCGGCGACTGGTGGGCCACGTTCTACTGGCGCGGCGGCTACCCGATCCCTGCCGACCAGCGCGCCAAGCTGCAGGGCTACGCCGACCAGGCGCGCGCCGGGGGCCACACGCTGCGGTTCTACGGCACGCCGGACCTGACCGACCCCGTGACCCTCGCCAAGCGGCGCCGGGTCTGGGACGCCGAGCTCGCCGCCGGCGTCCGCTGGCTCAACAGCGACGACCTGCCCGGCCTCGCCGCCTACCTGCGGGCCGGCTGACGCCGGGAATCCCGGTGGAGCCCGCCGCGTTGAGCCAGGTAGACTCCCGAGTCTGACCTGGGCCCCGGCGCAGGTCGTCCTTTGACAAGTCCACAGCGTGACGTGCTCGCTCCATGGGGGTGATCGGTTTCGACGTTGGTCGATCTACCAGGGGAAGCGGGCCGAGGATGCTGAGTTGTCTCGTTAACGCCCTCAGCAAGCCAATAGGTGCCAATTCCAAGCGCACCGACTTCGCCCTCGCCGCCTGAGCGAGCTCGAAGTCTGTCGACCTAGGCCTGATCTCGTCCTAGTGCTCGGCATCAGCTAGAGATCTGGCTGCGCGCCGGTGTCGGGACGGCGCGTGGGACTCCTTCTCGACTGGGCCTGTCAGGGGACGTGTGCGCGCGAGCTCTGGGGCCGAGAAAATCCTTTGCGCACTGCGCCCGGAGAAGCCCTGGTGCGTCGTCAGCGGACGCGGGTTCGATTCCCGCCACCTCCACCAGATCAGCAGCACGTCACGCTGTGGCCCGTCAACGGTCCGCGACCCCCGCCTCGTGCGTCGAGGCGGGGGTCGCGGGCGTCATACGGGCTCGTATGCCGACGGGCCCTGCGGTCAGACCGAGGGGATGTCCGCCGGCCCGGTGCCGGTCTGGCCTTGCTGCGGCTGCTGGGCCTGGGCCTCGGCCGCGGCGAGCTGCTGGGCGTACTCCACCTTGACCTGCTCCATGTCCAAGCCCTTGATCTGGGTGATCAGGTCCTCCAGCGCGTTGGCCGGGAGCGCGCCCGGCTGCATGAGCAGCGGGATGCCCTCGCGGAAGGCCATGACGGTGGGGATCGAGGTGATCTGCAGCATCCCGGCGAGCTGCTGCTCGGCCTCGGTGTCGATCTTGCCGAAGACCACGTCGGGGTGCTTCTCGGACGCGGCCTCGAAGACCGGCGCGAACTGCTTGCACGGGCCGCACCAGTCGGCCCAGAAGTCGTAGAGGACGATGTCGTTGTCCTGGATGGTCGACTCGAAGGTCGCTTCCGTGATCTGACGAGTGGTCATGACTCGTGCAACGAGGCGGGCCGGACGAGGATTCCCGAGCGGCGCGAGGGGGACCGAGGGGGTCCGGACGCCTGGTAGACTGGTCGCACAGTCTCGCCATGAGCAGCCCGCGTCGCCGGTGCTGCGGCGCGCGGTCCCGGCAAGGTCCGGAGGAGCCGCAGGGGCATGAAGGTCCCCGAGAGTTTTTCCCGGCCGCTCAGCAGGAGCGGCCCACGAGAGGCGAGACGACGCCGGCGGCAAACCGTCGACCGGCCCGACCGGGCTCCACGTGCGAGCCTGAGGCTCGCCTTCTCCGTTGCCCTCGCCAGGTGGCTCGAAGCGTGCCTACCACCAGCAGGGACATCTAAACATGAAGAACACCTCCTCCTCCGGCGCGCCCAAGAAGGCCCGCTGGAGCACCGCCAAGAAGGTCGAGGCCCGTCGCGGCCCGACCAAGCCCCACCGCGGCCAGTCGGTCCGCGGCTCCGACGGCCCCTCCCGCCCGCGTCGCGACGAGCGTGCGTATGACGCGCCCCGCGGCCCCCGTCGCGAGGACAACCGCGGCGGCTACGACCGGCTGCGTTTCGAGCGGGACGATCGCCCGCGTCGTGAGTTCGACCGTCCGCGTGGGGAGTTCCGTCGTGACGAGCGTCCGCGTTTCGAGCGCGACGACCGCCCGCGTCGGGACTTCGACCGCAGCGACCGTCCGCGTGGGGAGTTCCGTCGTGACGAGCGTCCGCGTTTCGAGCGCGACGACCGCCCGCGTCGGGACTTCGACCGCAGCGACCGTCCGCGCGGGGAGTTCCGTCGTGACGAGCGTCCGCGTTTCGAGCGCGACGACCGCCCGCGTCGGGACTTCGACCGCAGC contains:
- a CDS encoding isoaspartyl peptidase/L-asparaginase family protein, which translates into the protein MTPQPPVQLTHLPAGDGPAIAIHGGAGVDPASLSPEQAAAATAALEEAVRAGRRVLDAGGAALDAVCASVRVLEDSECFNAGRGAALTVEGTAELDACVMTGDSRAGAVTCANGPRNPVMAARAVMEQTDHVLMAAPSRSLLERWGLDVVDTDYYVTEARLRMLRETDSFLEYKHGTVGAVARDATGRVAAATSTGGITAQLPGRVGDTPLVGCGTWADDTTVAVSCTGQGELFVRGAVAHEIHSRIRWGAKDLATSVRETIDELVGARGADGGLIAVTPAGEVVLAFNSPGMYRGHDVGAGAVTAIG
- the trxA gene encoding thioredoxin; protein product: MTTRQITEATFESTIQDNDIVLYDFWADWCGPCKQFAPVFEAASEKHPDVVFGKIDTEAEQQLAGMLQITSIPTVMAFREGIPLLMQPGALPANALEDLITQIKGLDMEQVKVEYAQQLAAAEAQAQQPQQGQTGTGPADIPSV
- a CDS encoding 3-hydroxyisobutyryl-CoA hydrolase, with translation MPLEAPTTALPRPGHTDEVLYERRGTLGRILLNRPRAINSLTTPMVDSALEQLQDWAEDDEVVSVSIEGVGPKGLCAGGDMRAAREATLQGRDDAIVFWDHEYRLDAAIAAYPKPYVAFMDGIVMGGGVGVSAHGSLRLATERTRLAMPETAIGFFPDVAGCWWLAKAPGEIGPYLAMSGTSITGADAVATGFADALISSDEIPSLLDRLAAGERLDPTVGDTAPASPLMAQRDWIDPCFAGDDAAIILARLERHDGDEARECAAVIRTKSPLSVAVALEAVRRASRMRSVREVLQQDRVLGRHFWERSDMPEGVRVVLVDKGKGAPPQWLWDHVEDVPHDVVQSMFVR